One genomic region from Rosa rugosa chromosome 1, drRosRugo1.1, whole genome shotgun sequence encodes:
- the LOC133726721 gene encoding uncharacterized protein LOC133726721, with protein MATQAAATFNGNLKKAVAGLRRINLDGLRWKVFDAKGQVLGRLASQISTVIQGKDKPTYAPNRDDGDMCIVLNAKDICVTGRKLTDKVYHWHTGYVGHLKERTLKDQMVKDPAEVIRKAVLRMLPKNKLRDDRDRKLRIFAGSEHPFGDRPLEPYLMPPRKVREMRPRTRRALVRAQIKAEQQQQDINDPRKGRKKDRVEVSV; from the exons ATGGCAACCCAAGCAGCTGCAACTTTTAACGGCAATTTGAAG AAAGCTGTTGCCGGCCTGAGACGGATTAATCTTGATGGGCTGCGGTGGAAAGTGTTTGATGCCAAAGGCCAG GTTCTTGGAAGGCTAGCTTCTCAAATATCTACTGTTATTCAAGGCAAGGATAAACCGACGTATGCTCCAAATCGAGATGATGGAGATATGTGCATTGTGCTGAATGCGAAGGATATTTGTGTCACAGGGAGAAAACTAACCGATAAAGTTTATCATTGGCATACCGG GTATGTTGGGCACCTCAAGGAAAGGACTTTGAAGGATCAGATGGTGAAAGACCCTGCAGAAGTCATTCGCAAAGCTGTATTGCGCATGCTTCCTAAGAACAAATTGCGTGAC GATAGAGATAGAAAGCTGAGAATTTTTGCTGGCAGTGAACACCCATTTGGTGATAGGCCCCTTGAACCATATCTGATGCCCCCGCGAAAAGTAAGGGAAATGCGACCCCGTACAAGACGAGCCTTGGTCAGAGCTCAGATAAAGGCTGAACAGCAACAACAGGATATTAATGATCCACGGAAGGGCAGGAAGAAGGATAGAGTCGAAGTGAGTGTATGA